The nucleotide sequence CGAGACCAGTTGATGGACCGAACTGTAAGTTTCAATATCAAAAGCTTTGGGGACATGGACCGTCCCGGGCACACAGATACTATTCAGATCATGTCTGACCAAATCAATAATCATCAGATTTTCTGCCCTATCCTTTTCAGAGCAAGCCAGTTCATGCTTCAGGGCCTGATCCTGAGCTTCGGTCTGTCCTCTGGGGCGGGTGCCTTTAATCGGTTTGGATCTCACGGTACGATTTGAATCAATGTGCAAAAACGTTTCTGGTGAAGCACTTAAGATCGCAAAATCGGGCGTTTTCAGATAAGCCCCATAAGGCACCGGGCTTGCCGAGCGCATCGTCATATAGGCAGAAAGCGCGTCTTGGTGAAAGGGCAGCCGCGCCCGGTTGGTCAGGCAGATTTCATAGGATTCACCGTCGCGGATCTCTTTGAGACAACGATGAATTTTGTCGATATACATTTCTGCACTGTCTTCCAGCGCCAGCGACTGTTCTGGCACCGGTCCGGGCTGAAACAAGGACACATCTTGCGTATGGCTCACTGGTGCAGCGTCCGGATCAAACGTCATTGGCTCCCCCCATAAATGGCAGAGGTAAGCAGTGTGCGCTTGATGATCAAAAATCACTAAATTCTGGGGTAAAAAAAACAGCGCATCAGGTGTGGCAGAACGGTGTTTATTGGGACTTCCCATCAAGGCTTTCAGTTCATAACCCAAATAACCGACCAGACCACAGCCATAAGGCATCAGTGCCTCAGTGTCTGAATCTGGCTTCAAACAAGCCACAATCCGATCCATCAGCTCAAAGTAATCCCCCTGGATAGCACTTTCGCCGCATGGGCCACTCAGATGCAAGGTACGTGTACTGACCTCATAACGAAACACCATGGCTTCATTGGGTTGTCCGCTGCCCATTAACGAATACCTGGCAGACCGCGCATCTGCCATTTCACTGTCGAGCCAGAATGCGGAAGTTTTGCCCGAAAAATAACGCGTAAACATGTCAGCGGCATTCATTGTTCTCTTCAGGGGTTCATAATTCACGACCAATGAAAACGTCCCCGCCGCTTCTTGGATCACGCGTTGTATTTCATTATCGGTGCCAGAATCAGAGCCAGCCCGTTCACCGTGCTTGATCATCTCAATGAAATTACCAATCAGCGTATGCCCGTACTCTGACTCGATCGATTCCGGATGGAACTGGACGCCCCAGATCGGTTTTTCGCGATGCGCAATGGCCATGATCAGCCCATCTTCTGTGCGGGCCGTCACCTCAAGGCACTCAGGAACCTCAGTACATATCAGGGAGTGATAACGAACAACACTGAACGACTGGGGGATGCCGGAAAACAGGCCTTCACCATGATGAAAGATCGGGCTTTTATAACCATGAACCGGTGCAGGCGCATGCGTGACATGACCGCCAAACCGGATATTAATCCCCTGATGCCCCAGACAAATACCCAAAATTGGCATACGGCATTGATCAATGATTTCACCGCAGACCCCAAAATCTTCGTCGCAGGCAGGATGTCCAGGACCCGGTGACAAAATCACACCCGAAAAAGATTCAATGTTTAATGACTCGTATGAGACCGAGTTCGGCACGACCGTCGGCATCACTCCTGTCAGTTCGAAAACATACTGAGCAATATTATTGGTAAAGGAATCGTAATTATCGATGATCAGAATATTCATGGTTCACTTCTCTTTTTCTTCTGACAAGGCTTTGATGATGACAAGTTCCTCTTCACACGTTTCATGGATAATACGCTCGAAAATATCTCCTATGTATGACGGATTTAATTGATAATCCACCGAGAGCGATTTCATTTTATTCAATGTGAATTCAACTCTGTCCTTTTGCATCATCGGGATATTTTCTCGGGATTTAACATTTGCAATTGTTCGGCAAATGTCCATACGACTTGCCAGCAAAGCAATAATCTGTTCATTAATTTCATCCAGCTTGTCTCTGTACGGCTTTAATTCACGAACCACAACTGCATCATTTATCTGTTTATGAACAACCATGCCATCACCTTCGTCTTAAATTTCAAATAAAGAACGCATCGCAGCCAACACACCAATATTTCATTGGTGTTTTATTTGAAGTTGGCTGTTATTCCAGGGATCGAATGTAAAATTACCCAGAAAGGGCATTAAGCTTTGTGGCCAGAAAATCAATCTGCTCTTGGCTATGATTTGCTGAAATGGCAAAACGTAACATCGCTTTATTGGTTTCCACGATAGGATAAAAAACAGGAAACATAATTAACCCTGATTCCCGCAATGTTGCCGCAGCCGATAAACCTTGCTGCTCACTGGCAAAGTAAGCGCCTCTGATGGGTGCTCTCTGTCCGGCGTTCATCATGATGCTTTCAACTTTTTCATCGAATCTGTCGATGTTTTTCCATAACGCAGTTTGTAATTCATCGATTTCAGAAGATAGATGGATCTTCGCGGCAGCCACATTCGCCGCCTGAAGCGGAACAGGCACAGTATGGCCAAACACAAGCGGATTCGCTAATGCCTTCAGCTGTTCATTGTTATAGTCTTTACGCAGCACAATAAAACCGCCTGCACCACCAAATGCTTTACTTAATGAGCCAGCAATTAATGTGTTATTCGGTAAACAATGTTCAAGGTTCTCAAACGCATAACCTGCACCGTATTTCCCTGAAATAGAAATCCCGTGCGCATCATCGACATATAAATACCCTTCGTATTGATTGAGCAATTCAGCCAGCGCCCTGACCGGAAGTAATCCGGACATGGAACCAACACCATCAATCAATAATATCGGCGTTACCCGATCAAGCTGGCATTGCTTTAATGTGGTCGTTAACGATTCAGTATCGTGAGTATCCACCCGGACCACCTGGCCAAACTGACCAAGTAACCCACGCAATACCTGCATCGAGGCATGTGCCGTTTTATCGACCAGCCAGCGAACGGCGGATTTAGTCGGATAGAGATGCATATTGCCACTACCCAATAAAGGCAACACACCTAAATGCGCATTACTTGTCGATGTGAACACAGTCACTGAATTGCCCTGATAAATTTCTTGCAGTAAGTTTTCCAGTTGCGGTAAGTACACCGGGCTCATTGCACTCCGGCTTGCCGATAAATGAATCCCCACATGATGAAGTGCCTGATAAGCGGCCTCAATTAATAATGGATGGGACTCCAATCCTAAATAAGAGCAAGAGATGAATTCGGTATATAACTTGCCATCATCCAAAATAACTTGCTTTCCACATCGCTCCGTCACGATAAATGAGGTGAGTCCCTCACCGGATGCCTGTTCAAAGGCATCCGTTGTACGGGTACTACGGATAGACATCCAATTACTGTCATGCAATGGTTTTTTATCAACACTTGTCATTTTTTTGTACCTAGGGTCATGACTGCAGGCCCAGTCTGATCAGAAAAAAGAGGATCAGTATGAGTGAACACAGACTCAAACTGATATCGGGTGAACAAGTCTTTCACCATGGCGATTTGTGATTCTCCGTGTTCGACAATCACAGTACCGCCAGGCTTGAGTACAGTCTCTGCCAGACGCAGTGAAGCATCGATGATCTCGCTGCCATCCTTGCCTGAGTAGATAGCCTTTTCCGGATGATGTTTTTCCCATTCAGGCAATAAACTCTCTGCCTCAGGGACATAGGGAGGATTTGATATCACAACATCCACACTTTGCCGCTTATCCAGAAAAAATGAGAGGTCAGTAATATCCTTGTTGAGTGCAACAACGCTGCCTTCATCCGCAAGACGATGAATATTACGGCACAGATACTGATACGCGGTTTCATCATTTTCCAGACAATAAACCCTTGTCCCCCGGTGCTGCCGCCATGCTGATATACCAATAGCCCCCGTTCCCGAGCACAAATCGTAAATAACCGCATCAGACGCAACGGGGAGCCGTGTTTTTAGCCATTCAAGCAGCATTGCACTTTGCTGACGCGGCACAAATACCCCGGTTCCGACAACAAACCGGCAATCCATAAAATCACTGTATCCCAGGATATGGCCTAACGGGATGCGATTGGCTCTTTCCTTCAGGTCGGCACGAAAACAAGCGACATCAGATTCAGCCAGCACCTCATCAGACGATACATATTTTTTGACTATCGCTTGAAAATCCCCATAGGGATCCCAGACGCCTGAAGCAATCAGGCTCTGGAGTTCCTGCTGAAATGTCTGTTCAATCTGGGCTTGTTTCATGACCAAGCCTCATAATATTCCGCCAGACGGTCATACATGGACCGGTGCAGATAGGAGAAAGCAACCAGTTCTGGTGGCGGTGTGTAGCTTGGATGGAGGCTTTCAATAAGATCGGCGTAAAAGCCCGTCATCCCTTTGTCGAGTAACGGCAACCAGTAGGGTTTAATGTCCCAGCGGAATTCGTAACCGGTCGCAAACATCTGTTTGACCGTTTCGTTCACTGTGTCTTCTCGGGATAATCCAGGCAATGGCTTGCGAATGGGCGTGAATACGTCCAGATTCATTTCCGGGCGGCGGCCCTGAATTTTGTCGGCCATATACGCAGCCAATAATGGCGACTGGTGCAAGCCGTCACGGTAGGTTCCTGTCGCTAACCACAATCCTTTGAAATGACATTGCCCAATTAACGGATAACCGTCAGCCGGAATCGGCCGGTTCCCGACCTGGATGGCTTCCACTTCAGCATCATTCAGATCAAGGTGTAACTGGTCTAAGGCACACCCCAGCAGAAACTGTACATCAGATATCAGTGCATTTTTTCTGGGTGACTCAGACAAAATATTTGTCGCGCCAATATAAAGCAGATCTTTCTCCCTGGGGACACAATGTAATCCACAGGCAAAGGCCCGGTTTGGCGTTCTGATGACACTGTCAGGTACCTGGTGCCCAGGTTTTAACCTCGCCAAAATAGAAACACCGTATCCTGCAAACATAGGCGGGATACGTTTTTTGACTTCCGGATAGGCATCAAGTAAATCGAGCGAATGAACGCCCGCAGCAATCACAACATTGTCTGCTGAGATCAAAGTGCCATCTGTTAATTTCACACCCGTTGCTACATCGGCTTCCGTTAATATTTCGGCGGCATTTTCATTGATGATTTCTCCGCCTTTCCCCAGAAAAGCAGCATCCAGTTTTTCCAGCAGAAGATGTGAATTGACTGCATTTTCTTCAGGAATATATAAAGCTTGCATCGGACGAACCAAATCATTGGCTTTAATCCAGGGAAGATCAGAAGCCGGAATGTCCTCATAAGGTTCATTGTAGTTCTGTAGCGTTTTTTCAATCGCTTCATAATTCACTGTATCAACTTCAGCCATCCCGGCTGAGTTTAAGATAACATGTGTGCCTTTCGCTGTGAGCAGATTATCATGAATGCCAGACGCTTCAGACAATCTTTCAGACCAGGTTTTCCATTCATTTTTTGCCTGAATATCCATGTCGACTTTAAGTCGGCCATAATCACTGCTGATTAACCCGCTCGTGATTTCACCAAAACAACCGTTCATGGCACCGGCGGCCTTCGATGCTGCATTGGTACGCTTTGTTTCACCGACCCTGACAACCTTTAAACCGCGAGAAGCTAATTCAAAAGCAATGGAGCCACCAATCGCTCCAGCGCCAACAACAATGGCATCATAATTCATTGTTTATTCCCTTATTACGATAAAGTTTATTTAATAAGACAGATGTGATTATTCTGCTGAGTCTGAGATTCAGTCAGTCGCTAATCATTATGAAAGGTGAAAGTTTTCTGATACAGGTAACGCGCGATAGAAAAACAAACCGCCCTTAGCTTCTATGACATTTAAGAAGTCATCGTCATCAAATTGTTCAACGGGAAAAGATAAGGCAATCAGTTTATCTTTCCCTTTTCTATTCACCTTACCCATTCGGTGAAGAATGACCCCTCTTCTCAAAAAATAGCGCTCTATTGCAACGGTCGTCACCGCGACCAAATGCTTAACACCATGCATTCCTGCAAGTTGCATTGCGAATTTAAAAATATCAAAAGGAAGAGATTCCAGTTCATGTCCATATGCCGCATAGCGTGATATCTCCCAAGTCGCTATATCTCTTGGGAGATCACTTTCACATAGATATGGAAATACATCTGAGAGTAAGTAAGGAGAATACGTGGGAATCAGCCTGGCACATCCTACAATTTTATCGTTGTCATTATAGGCAATGACATAGCGTGCAGACTCAGTGTCAAATTCATCCGTCTCAATCCCCTCTTCTGAAGAGGTAATATTCAGATCCCACTTGAGTTGCTTGATAAAAACATCATGTCGGAAACGCCCAAGATCATCTAATTCATTTTTATCAAAATTCAAAAATTGTGTGCATACCAGCCGATACATGCTCTGAGCGCCCCTGTCAAAAGCTAACCTTTTATCGATTCCGCCATACTATAAAGCCCCAAGGTCATCGAGCAACTACCAAAAATGGTGAGGAGACAGTTAAATAATACCTAACGCCGCGGAGTAAGCCGCCGCCAATGTACGATTGGTCGAGCCAAATTTTTTCTGAATGTTTTTGATATGGTAATTCACCGTATTTTCTGAAATACCCAAAATATCAGAGATCGCACTTGAGCATTTACCATCAGCGATCCAGCGCAGAATCTCTTCTTCACGATTGTTGAGGTTAATTTCATTTTGGCACAACGAATCAAGGCCTTCTTTGACACTATTCTCTTCGATCAACTCAATCAGGCAACGCATTTTGAGCTTTAACATCAGTTTGTCATCAGGATTGATGAGCGCATCACTTCTTGAAACCCCCAGCATACACAGTGAATGATCCATACTACGTAATGTCAGAGTCGCACCGATATTGATCCCCCACTCCCTGGCTTCTTCGAAGATAAAGTGAGTCTTAATATGATGGTCATCCTGCCAGATAACAAACTGCTGATCACTGGCTCGGCTTGCAATCGAGGGGTCTTGCTGACAATAGTGTTTATCCTGATAGCGCTTCAGCCACGCCTCCGGATAGGTGCCAAATATACACACTTTTGAACGAGAAAAAGGCACAGCCTGTTTTTTACCGTAAGCAAAGTTATCAAAACCAAGCTTATTGATTTCAAGTGAGACTTTTTTAATAACTTCATTGTTAGTAGTGCAAGACGAAAATGCAGCGTTTACAGACAACCACCAATTGATAAATCCTGTATTTTTATCCATTTCCCTTTCCAAATAAGCCATATAAAGCACAAACATCTACAACAGAGTAATACGTTTATCAAATAGATATTTTTTTATTATGTTTCACTTTGTTTCCAGATACAGTCACTTGAAGTATTCAGTCTGGTGATCAATAGCAGAATGCTACGCCTGCAATTTGAGATTTTCAATTTTTCCTCTGCCCCCCGATAATTACAATTAACTCAATAAATGACACCAAATAAAACAAGCTTCACCGAAATAACAAGACCAGCAGCTTTGATGGTGTTTATTAAAACAACAAAAAAAGCAGCCGGGTCATGACCCGGCTGCTTTTAAGGCGGTGTGAATTTCTTAGATTATTTAGCCCGCAAAGATTTCGCGGCGGCCACCATATTTTGTAATGCTGGCACGACTTCTGCCCACTGGCGGGTTTTCAGACCGCAGTCCGGGTTCACCCATAACCGCTCAGCCGGGATACGCTTTGCGGCTTGCTGCATCAGTTGCACCATCTGCGCTTCAGTCGGAATATTCGGAGAATGGATATCATAGACGCCCGGACCAATCTCATTGGGATACTTGAAGTGATCAAAGGCATCCAGCAATTCCATATCAGAGCGCGAGGTTTCTATGGTGATCACATCGGCATCCATATCAGCAATGGACGCAATAATATCGTTGAATTCGGAATAGCACATGTGGGTATGGATCTGTGTCTCATCGGCCACCCCATTTGCCGTGATGCGGAAAGATTCCACAGCCCAGTTCAGATAGTCCTGCCACTCAGACCGGCGCAGCGGCAAACCTTCACGCAGGGCAGCTTCATCAATCTGAATCACTTTCACCCCGGCTTGCTCCAGATCCAGCACTTCGGCGCGAATAGCCAATGCCAGCTGATAACAAGAAACGGCGCGAGGCTGATCATCGCGCACAAAAGACCAGTTCAGAATCGTCACCGGGCCGGTCAGCATGCCTTTCATGGGCTTTTCGGTCAGTGATTGGGCGTACAAGGTCCAGGCCACTGTCATGGCCGCCGGACGGCTGATATCACCGAACAGGATCGGCGGCTTGACGCAACGCGAACCGTAAGACTGCACCCAGCCAAACTGACTGAAAGCATAGCCGTCCAGCTGTTCACCGAAATATTCCACCATGTCGTTACGTTCCGCTTCGCCGTGAACCAGCACATCGAGATCCAGTGCTTCCTGCTCACGCACCGCACGGGCGATCTCTTCTTTCATCAGGCTGACATAGGTGGCCTGATCCAGCTCCCCTTGCTTGAATTTCAGGCGGGCCTGACGGATCTCGGCGGTCTGAGGAAACGAGCCGATCGTGGTGGTTGGATACGCCGGCAGGCTCAGATGCGCTGCCTGCTTCGCAATACGTTCGGCATACGGACTCTGACGCTGGCCCAGTTGCGGGGTCATCGCTGCCACGGCGGCCTGCACGTCAGGATTATGCACCCGGCCGGACTGACGGCGGCTGTCGATAGCGGCCTGATTGGCAGCCAGTTCAGCGGAAACAGAATCGCGGCCATCATTGAGTGCACGGGACAGCACGGCCAGCTCGTCCAGTTTCTGCAGGGCAAAGGCCAGCCAGGACAGAATTTCGGTATCGAGTTTCTGCTCGCTGTTCAGATCAACCGGCACGTGTAAGAGTGAACAGGAAGGTGCCACCCATAAACGCTCACCAAAATCGCGGGCAACAGGCGCCAGCCAGTCCAGCACGGCATTCAAATCTGTCTTCCAGATATTCCGGCCATCAATCACCCCCAGCGACAAAACTTTGTCTGCCGGCAGCGCGGCAATCACAGCGTCCACCTCATTGCGGCCACGCACCGCATCAACATGTAAGCCCTGAACCTGCAAATTGGCCGCCAGCGACAAGTTCTCTTTCAGCTCACCGAAGTAAGTGGCCAGCAAGAGTTTGACCTGACCTTTGTTTAACGTCTGATAGGCTTTGCTCAGCGCCTGCTGCCATTCAGCGGAGAGTTCAGTCACCAGAATAGGCTCATCAATTTGCACCCATTCGACGCCGTTGTCGGCCAGCAGCGTCAGCAGTTGCTCGTACACAGGCAGCAGCTGGTCAAGTAAATCCAGTTTGTTCGAATTGTCTTTTTCCTTACCGAGCCACAAGTAGGTTACAGGGCCGATCAGCACAGGTTTGGCAGCGACGCCCTGCGCTTTGGCTTCCGTCAGTTGCGCCAGCAGACGCTCAGGGTTGAGCGCAAAACAGGTATCGGCGGTAAATTCAGGCACGATATAGTGGTAGTTGGTATCAAACCATTTGGTCATCTCACCGGCATGCACACACTGACAACCGCTGTCGTTGGCCGAACGGCCACGAGCTACACGGAAGTAGTTGTCCAACTCGTCACCGGCCAGATCTTTGACACGGCCCGGGATATGGCCGAGTGTAAAGCTGGTATCCAGCACCTGATCATAAAAAGAGAAGTCGCCAACCGGGATCAGATCGAGTCCAGACTGCTGCTGCCAGTGTTTTTGCCGCAAGCCAGCGGCCAGTTCAGTCAGCTCGCTTTGGCTGCTTTCACCTTGCCAGTATTTTTCCAGTGCGAATTTCAGTTCACGGTGAGCGCCAATGCGCGGGAAGCCTAAATTATGAGTTTTAGCCATCTGTACGTCCTCCAAAGTTATTGAAGACATCTTATGGCTATCTTGTAATGAATAAAAATGGCATTATTTCATTAATCAATGAATTCTAATCATGAGTTAAGGATCAGAATGATCGAGAGAAGCCATCTGGCGATTTTGCGCGAAGTACACAGGCTCGGCTCGCTGACAGCAGCAGCAGAGGCACTGTATTTAAGCCAGTCAGCACTGAGCCACAGCATGAAAAAACTGGAACAGCAGATGGGGACCCCCGTCTGGACCAAATCTGGCCGAAACCTGCACTTTACTCAGGCAGGGGATTATCTGCTGCGGCTGGCGGAACGGGTGCTGCCGCAATTTGAGCATGCGGAAGCACAGATGCAACAGTTTTCCAAAGGCCAGCGCGGCACGCTGCGAATTGGCATGGAATGCCACCCCTGCTATCAGTGGCTGCTCAAAGTCGTGAATCCTTATCTCAAAGCCTGGCCGGATGTTGATGTCGACGTGAAACAGAAGTTCCAGTTTGGCGGTTTAGGTGCGCTGTTCGGGTATGAAATCGATGTGCTGGTCACGCCGGATCCGTTGCTGCGGCCTGGGATCCGCTATATTCCAGTGTTTGATTATGAACAGGTGCTGGTGGTAGATGCGAACAGCCCTCTGGCACAAGCTGAATATATTGCGCCTGAGATGTTGCTGGATAAAACCCTGATCACCTACCCGGTCGAGCAAAGCCGACTGGATGTGTACAACCAGTTTCTGACACCGGCCAAGTGCAGCCCGCGTAAGCATAAGCTGATTGAAACGACGGATATTATGCTGCAGATGGTGGCGGCCGGACGGGGCGTGGCAGCATTACCCAAATGGCTGGCCAAAGAATATGAAGAGAAAATGCCGGTTGTCGCTGTTCGGCTGGGGGAAAACGGCATTCACAAGCACATTCATCTGGGGGTCAGGGAAACGGATTTGGACATCGATTACCTCAGTGCGTTTATCAGCCTGGCGGACTCTCTGTCTGAACACCAAGCACCGGCAAGCCTGTAGCCTCAGAGTTGGGCTTTCATGATCAGCGCATCTTCGCGGCAGTGAGTACTCACCGTGCTGTCGGCACGGTAATAATCCGGCCGGCGACTGACCAGCTCAAAACCATGGGCCAGATATAACTGGCTGGCCCTGATGTTGCCGGCCCGCACTTCCAGCCAGATCTCCTGCCCGCCGGCCGCTCGGGCGGCCGAGACAAACGCCGCCAGTAACTGACGCCCTAGTCCCTGTCCCTGCCACACAGGATCAACAGCAATATTCAACAGGCTTACTTCACCGGCCACGGACTGGCCAAAACAGTAGCCCGCGACCTTACCGTCAACCAACATCACCAGGTTCAGGGCAATCCGGGACGGCGTTTCCCTGATCTGGCTTTCTGTCCAGGGAAACGGGTGCGCACGCTGCTCAATCGTCCACACCGCATCCAGCTGCGCTTCTGTCATCGGCAGGAATTCAATCATTGAAGGCACAGATTTGCTGCCACAATACTTTCTTGCTGGCGGGATGATCATGCATCTGCCGCAGCGAGGCCGAGTGCAGAATCTGGCAATCAGAGGGTTCAACGCCCTGACAACCGGCAAACCAGCACCAGGTCAGATGATGTTCGCCCAGTTCAGACAAAGCGTGGGGCGGCAGCGTTAATGCCTGCTCCGGACTGAGCTTCATGCTGCGCAGAATATTGCCGAACAGCCAGGCATCGTGTTCATCCATCTCGTCTGGAGTTACCAGCAGCAACTGGCAGCTATCGGGCAAATCAATCACAGACTGAGCCCAAGCAGGAAAACACTCTGGTTTTCTGATT is from Photobacterium sp. TLY01 and encodes:
- a CDS encoding DNA polymerase III subunit psi, producing MQQRDMQLLQEMGLTHWQIRKPECFPAWAQSVIDLPDSCQLLLVTPDEMDEHDAWLFGNILRSMKLSPEQALTLPPHALSELGEHHLTWCWFAGCQGVEPSDCQILHSASLRQMHDHPASKKVLWQQICAFND